One genomic segment of Helianthus annuus cultivar XRQ/B chromosome 14, HanXRQr2.0-SUNRISE, whole genome shotgun sequence includes these proteins:
- the LOC110906973 gene encoding uncharacterized protein LOC110906973, which produces MKVLLESQDLWTIVEEGYTEVASGAPENEQNVYKEKVKRDKKALHIMFQVVNETVFERIATCKTSKDAWEVLHKAYRGENRVKTKIMSIEQQSYNQLRLNEERVEEQRIVEKILRSLTRKYESVVVAIEESKDLNTISTEELLGILQSHELRLKQYDDAPAEQAFQVQGNNYDRSRQFRIENSGRGRGKGRGRYNGSIRCYNCQRLGHTARFCNKREDNDRSSNVLLHKDDTEDENDDTMFMIFNVEEVIKNDCWYLDSGCNNHMTGDKNLFIKLNESERREVRTGDDKWLEVLGCGDLNIRIKGHEKRVPNVFYVEGLKHNLLSVGQLVQKGYDVRFNDEGCTINDPSGFCIGTVKMTGNKMFPLNLKHDITP; this is translated from the exons ATGAAAGTCCTACTAGAATCACAAGATTTGTGGACGATTGTGGAAGAGGGTTACACAGAAGTCGCTTCCGGAGCACCAGAAAATGAACAGAATGTTTATAAGGAGAAAGTTAAAAGGGACAAGAAGGCACTGCATATTATGTTTCAGGTTGTAAACGAAACGGTATTTGAACGTATTGCAACATGCAAGACATCTAAAGATGCGTGGGAAGTTCTGCACAAGGCTTACAGGGGCGAAAACAGGGTAAAAACG AAGATTATGTCAATCGAACAACAATCGTACAATCAATTACGTTTGAATGAAGAACGAGTAGAAGAACAACGCATAGTTGAGAAAATTCTCAGAAGCCTGACTAGAAAATACGAATCAGTCGTGGTTGCCATAGAGGAATCCAAAGATTTAAACACAATTTCCACAGAGGAATTACTTGGTATTCTTCAATCCCACGAATTAAGACTAAAACAATATGATGATGCACCAGCGGAGCAGGCCTTTCAAGTTCAAGGCAATAATTATGATAGATCTAGACAATTCAGAATAGAAAACTCAGGAAGAGGACGAGGTAAAGGGAGAGGAAGATATAATGGATCGATTCGGTGTTATAATTGCCAAAGGTTAGGGCATACGGCACGTTTCTGCAACAAGCGAGAAGATAATGATCGATCGAGTAATGTTCTCCTGCACAAAGATGATACAGAAGACGAAAACGATGATAccatgttcatgatttttaatgTAGAAGAAGTGATTAAGAACGACTGCTGGTACCTGGATAGTGGATGCAATAATCACATGACGGGCGACAAGAATCTGTTCATAAAACTGAACGAATCAGAAAGAAGGGAAGTGAGAACTGGAGACGATAAATGGTTAGAAGTTTTAGGCTGTGGAGATCTGAACATCAGAATTAAGGGACATGAGAAACGTGTTCCAAATGTATTTTATGTGGAGGGGTTAAAACATAACCTGTTAAGTGTTGGACAGCTAGTTCAAAAGGGCTATGACGTGAGATTTAACGATGAAGGATGCACTATTAACGACCCATCTGGGTTTTGCATCGGAACCGTTAAGATGACTGGGAACAAAATGTTCCCATTGAATCTGAAGCATGATATAACCCCTTGA